Proteins encoded together in one Penicillium digitatum chromosome 1, complete sequence window:
- a CDS encoding Succinate dehydrogenase subunit CybS, putative, translating into MASLGRSTLLRQTLASRAPFLQKNVGVSQVVAFHASAKKQILPPLPQSIQGTMNDPAPIPATHPSEGSYHWSFERLVCVGLVPLTFAPFAAGSLNPVMDAILCSLIVAHSHIGFQAAIVDYFPPSRVPKFRTTCNWLLRAFTLTTAVGLYEFETNDVGVTEALRRIWTA; encoded by the exons ATGGCTTCACTCGGACGCTCAACTCTGCTGCGACAGACTCTCGCCTCCCGGGCGCCTTTCCTTCAGAAAAATGTCGGCGTGTCGCAGGTCGTCGCTTTCCACGCCTCCGCTAAGAAGCAGATCCTGCCTCCGTTGCCCC AGTCTATTCAGGGAACCA TGAACGACCCTGCTCCCATTCCTGCAACCCACCCTTCCGAGGGCAGCTACCACTGGTCTTTTGAGAG ACTGGTCTGCGTCGGTCTGGTCCCTCTCACCTTCGCTCCCTTCGCCGCTGGCTCCCTCAACCCCGTCATGGACGCCATCCTGTGCTCTCTGATTGTCGCCCACTCGCACATTGGATTCCA GGCCGCCATTGTCGATTACTTCCCTCCTTCCCGTGTGCCCAAATTCCGCACCACCTGTAACTGGCTCCTGCGCGCATTCACACTCACCACCGCCGTTGGCCTATATGAATTTGAGACGAACGACGTCGGTGTGACTGAGGCTCTGCGTCGTATCTGGACGGCATAG
- a CDS encoding Oxidoreductase, zinc-binding dehydrogenase family, putative, which translates to MSVNKTLVFKKIPQGYPVPGEHVVVETAAYDASVAAPDNGVVMQSLYTSFDPYMRGRMRSAEAKSYAPAFTLDKPIDSRTIGKIVRSNNATYKEGDLVIGQVPIQEYIAFGEQELVRIQKLDNPLGIEDIRVFLGPLGMPGLTAYSSLYEIGKPKKGETIFVSAASGAVGQLVGQLAKHEGLRVIGSVGSDEKLEYITKTLNFDGGFNYKTEKPADALARLAPEGIDIYYENVGGEHLDAALDAMNNFGRVVVCGLISQYNSDPYPIKKINNVLVKRITMRGFIVTDKGFADVYSKEHQEKVQKWIKDGSFKVLIHETVGIDNAAEGLVGIFYGKNLGKAVLKF; encoded by the coding sequence ATGTCCGTCAACAAGACTCTCGTTTTCAAGAAGATCCCCCAGGGATACCCCGTCCCCGGGGAGCACGTGGTCGTCGAGACTGCCGCTTATGATGCCAGCGTTGCCGCTCCCGACAATGGTGTCGTAATGCAATCCCTCTACACCAGCTTCGACCCCTACATGCGTGGCCGTATGCGTTCCGCCGAGGCCAAGTCGTACGCCCCCGCCTTCACTCTCGATAAGCCCATTGACAGCCGTACCATTGGCAAGATCGTGCGCTCCAATAACGCCACTTACAAGGAAGGTGACCTGGTCATTGGTCAGGTTCCAATCCAGGAGTACATCGCCTTCGGCGAGCAGGAACTGGTCCGCATCCAAAAGCTTGACAACCCCCTCGGCATCGAGGACATTCGTGTCTTCCTGGGTCCCCTGGGCATGCCCGGTTTGACCGCATACTCATCTTTGTACGAGATTGGAAAGCCCAAGAAGGGTGAGACCATTTTCGTCTCCGCTGCCAGTGGAGCCGTCGGCCAGCTGGTCGGCCAGCTCGCCAAGCACGAGGGTCTGCGCGTCATTGGATCCGTCGGCTCGGACGAGAAGCTCGAGTACATCACCAAGACTCTCAACTTCGACGGCGGCTTCAACTACAAGACCGAGAAGCCCGCCGATGCTCTTGCTCGCCTCGCTCCCGAGGGTATTGACATTTACTACGAGAACGTCGGTGGAGAGCACCTCGATGCCGCCCTTGATGCCATGAACAACTTCGGTCGTGTTGTTGTCTGCGGTCTGATCTCCCAGTACAACTCTGACCCTTACCCcatcaagaaaatcaacaatGTCCTCGTCAAGCGTATTACTATGCGCGGCTTCATCGTCACTGACAAGGGCTTTGCCGATGTTTACTCCAAGGAACACCAGGAGAAAGTGCAGAAGTGGATCAAGGATGGCTCGTTCAAGGTGCTCATCCACGAAACTgttggcattgacaacgcTGCCGAGGGCTTAGTTGGCATCTTCTACGGCAAGAACTTGGGCAAGGCTGTCCTGAAGTTCTAA
- a CDS encoding Apoptosis-inducing factor, putative, which produces MAPIDIVIIGGSFAGLHIAHSVLRDVPDAKVVLINPSTSFYWNVAAPRIVAKPKAFRPEQYLLPIKDAFAGYRADAFEFLPGVATAIDIAAKSVSVTPNEGERKTISYDYLVIASGSTTSATTGSLTGTSIPFKQSNHNDMKQLIESAQEQIAGAKEIVIGGAGPIGVELAGELAEAVEQSGNAGKVSITIISATDRVLPMLKPSASSAARKLLEQKKVKVVTSKQVVGVETPADDSSNWTVSLEGGDKLSADLYIPTTGATPNNSFIPAQFLDKDGWVTVNKEMRIQSTEGSTLPIFAAGDITNNSMRLSFKATEQAHVAAANLKAAIVGGTAIKTYDQGSSILMVVPVGEAGGTGQIFGFVPFSFMVKMIKGKHYFIEKAAGALAGKA; this is translated from the coding sequence ATGGCTCCTATCGATATAGTCATCATTGGAGGCTCGTTTGCGGGCCTTCATATTGCTCACTCTGTGCTTCGTGACGTGCCTGATGCTAAGGTTGTGCTGATCAATCCCTCAACCAGCTTCTATTGGAACGTTGCCGCCCCACGTATCGTCGCCAAACCCAAGGCCTTCCGCCCGGAGCAGTACTTGCTCCCAATCAAGGATGCTTTCGCAGGCTACCGGGCCGACGCGTTCGAGTTCCTTCCTGGAGTTGCAACTGCCATCGACATCGCTGCCAAGTCGGTCTCTGTGACCCCCAACGAGGGCGAACGCAAGACCATATCATATGATTACCTCGTGATCGCATCGGGCAGCACTACATCTGCCACTACTGGCTCACTCACCGGCACCTCCATCCCATTCAAGCAGTCGAACCACAATGACATGAAGCAGCTGATCGAGTCGGCACAGGAACAAATTGCTGGGGCGAAGGAGATCGTAATTGGCGGTGCAGGCCCTATTGGTGTTGAGTTGGCTGGTGAGCTTGCTGAGGCAGTGGAACAAAGTGGCAATGCCGGCAAGGTCTCTATCACGATTATCTCAGCGACAGATCGTGTGCTCCCGATGCTCAAACCATCCGCCAGCTCTGCCGCACGCAAGCTGCTAGAAcagaagaaggtcaaggttGTGACCTCGAAGCAAGTCGTTGGAGTCGAAACTCCGGCCGACGATAGCTCCAACTGGACCGTCTCACTGGAAGGCGGAGACAAGCTTTCGGCTGACCTGTACATCCCCACTACCGGTGCGACACCCAACAACAGCTTTATTCCAGCTCAGTTCCTGGATAAAGATGGCTGGGTGACAGTGAacaaagagatgcgtatTCAATCGACTGAAGGGTCAACTCTGCCTATCTTTGCTGCTGGCGATATCACCAATAACTCGATGCGTCTCAGTTTTAAGGCCACGGAGCAAGCGCATGTGGCGGCAGCCAACCTCAAAGCCGCCATTGTAGGCGGCACTGCTATCAAGACCTATGACCAGGGCAGCAGCATCTTGATGGTTGTACCCGTTGGTGAAGCTGGTGGTACGGGTCAGATTTTCGGGTTTGTGCCTTTCAGCTTTATGgtcaagatgatcaaggGTAAGCACTACTTTATTGAAAAGGCTGCTGGCGCACTCGCTGGCAAGGCCTAG
- a CDS encoding ATP-dependent RNA helicase mss116, mitochondrial: MMLGTVRRFGVSHALRATAPRSVSTRLAQPPKWQAPSNLSSLAATRSLHSSYPRLSVATVEAIVKETESYKPAIITEFSDLAAENLIHNKIIKNIIQPDRMNLKTMTEVQSLTLNEIVKGDDILAQAKTGTGKTLAFLVPTLQNILNDPTVDVSKVGRRSVRTAPSEIRALIISPTRELAEQIAVEAKKVAFGTGLIVQTAVGGTQKRAGLAKIQQEGCHLLIGTPGRLKDILSDPWTGVSAPKLNTLILDEADRLLDQGFAPDVEEIQSMLPDPTKVDRQTLMFSATVPREVMQMVRQTLKPNFKHVNTVREDEVPTHHRVPQKLVYTRGLENSLPALLELAQNWQTRRDNGEQLRPFKAIAYFNSTAETKVSADAFNAIARSSEFRQSSMGNMRMLEINSRLTQALRTRSADNFRRAREGILFSSDVTARGMDFPDVTHVVQIGVPRDRETYIHRLGRTARAGKEGEGWLFMHRAEQDVYRKRLGRLPLNVDTSLQSADADLSQPFSNDTQVGKIVNQISEGLAQCDGATKVKSYMGQLGTTTGNFNSKREAIQALNQMFTVGYNMQTLPELSPRLMQQMGLNRIDGVSAGDGTRQRREGGFSRGGDRGSRGGFSRGGDRGERSGFSRGGDRGGFSRGGDRSERSGFSRGGDRGERSGFSRGGDRGGFSRGGDRSDRSSRPRRSYDDSFGEDSFRF; the protein is encoded by the exons ATGATGCTTGGAACAGTTCGCCGATTCGGCGTTTCACATGCACTGCGCGCTACTGCGCCTCGCTCAGTCTCAACACGCTTGGCTCAGCCACCGAAATGGCAGGCTCCTTCGAACCTCTCATCTCTTGCTGCAACCAGATCGCTTCATTCCTCTTACCCGAGGCTGTCTGTGGCTACTGTGGAGGCAATTGTCAAAGAGACTGAGTCCTACAAGCCTGCGATAATCACAGAGTTTTCCGACCTGGCGGCGGAGAATCTCATTCACAACAAGATTATCAAGAACATCATTCAACCTGACCGGATGAATCTTAAGACTATGACTGAGGTGCAGTCTCTTACTCTGAATGAGATTGTCAAGGGCGATGATAT CCTTGCCCAGGCCAAAACAGGTACCGGCAAGACGCTTGCTTTCCTTGTACCCACACTTCAGAACATTTTGAATGACCCTACTGTCGACGTGTCCAAGGTTGGCCGTCGCTCAGTCAGAACTGCTCCCTCGGAAATTCGTGCTCTTATTATCTCTCCTACCCGCGAACTCGCGGAACAGATCGCAGTTGAGGCTAAAAAAGTTGCATTTGGCACTGGTCTTATTGTCCAGACTGCTGTAGGCGGTACGCAGAAGCGTGCCGGTCTTGCCAAGATCCAACAGGAGGGATGCCATCTGCTAATCGGTACCCCGGGACGTCTCAAGGATATCCTCTCGGACCCTTGGACTGGTGTCTCTGCCCCCAAGCTGAACACTCTGATCCTCGATGAGGCAGACCGTCTGCTGGACCAGGGTTTTGCTCCTGATGTTGAAGAGATCCAATCAATGCTTCCCGACCCCACAAAAGTGGACCGCCAAACACTCATGTTCTCGGCCACCGTTCCCAGAGAAGTTATGCAGATGGTTCGTCAGACCCTAAAGCCAAACTTCAAACACGTCAATACCGTTCGTGAAGACGAAGTTCCAACCCACCACAGGGTGCCCCAGAAGCTTGTCTACACACGCGGTCTTGAGAACAGCCTGCCCGCCCTTCTCGAGCTTGCTCAGAATTGGCAAACGCGTCGGGATAATGGCGAGCAGCTGCGACCTTTCAAGGCCATCGCCTACTTTAATTCCACTGCTGAGACTAAGGTTTCCGCTGATGCTTTTAACGCCATTGCTCGGTCTTCGGAGTTCCGCCAGTCCTCCATGGGTAACATGAGAATGCTCGAGATTAACTCGCGTCTCACACAGGCTCTCCGCACTCGCAGCGCAGACAACTTCCGCAGGGCTCGCGAGGGTATCTTGTTTTCCTCAGACGTGACTGCTCGTGGTATGGATTTCCCGGACGTCACTCACGTCGTCCAAATTGGTGTCCCTCGGGACCGTGAGACTTACATTCACCGCCTCGGCCGCACAGCTCGTGCTGGCAAGGAAGGTGAAGGCTGGCTGTTTATGCACCGGGCCGAACAAGATGTCTACAGGAAGCGCCTGGGCCGTCTCCCATTGAATGTTGACACATCTTTGCAATCTGCTGATGCAGACCTTTCCCAACCTTTCTCCAACGACACACAAGTTGGCAAGATTGTTAACCAGATCAGCGAGGGTCTGGCCCAGTGTGACGGTGCTACCAAGGTCAAATCCTACATGGGCCAACTCGGTACCACCACTGGAAACTTCAACAGCAAGAGAGAGGCCATCCAGGCACTCAACCAGATGTTCACCGTGGGATACAACATGCAGACCCTCCCCGAGCTCAGCCCTAGATTGATGCAGCAAATGGGTCTTAACCGAATCGACGGTGTCAGCGCAGGAGATGGCACCCGCCAGCGACGCGAGGGTGGCTTCTCCCGCGGTGGTGACCGAGGAAGCCGCGGTGGCTTCTCTCGCGGTGGCGACCGTGGTGAGCGTAGTGGTTTCTCTCGCGGTGGTGACCGTGGCGGTTTCTCTCGTGGCGGTGACCGTAGCGAGCGCAGTGGCTTCTCCCGTGGTGGTGACCGTGGCGAGCGCAGTGGTTTCTCCCGCGGTGGTGACCGTGGCGGCTTCTCTCGTGGCGGTGACCGTAGTGACCGCTCGTCTCGTCCTCGCCGCTCTTACGACGATTCCTTCGGCGAGGACTCTTTCCGGTTTTAA
- a CDS encoding Adenylosuccinate synthetase has product MVSIVLGSQWGDEGKGKITDVLSQDATLCCRAAGGHNAGHTIVHENVTYDFHILPSGLVSPKCINLIGAGTVFHVPSFFKELAAIEAKGLKGAAQRIFVSDRAHVCFDLHSVVDGLEEKGLGGRKVGTTGKGIGPCYSDKAARRGVRVGEILDEATFERKLRTLDTSYRTRFGDLAYDVEEEITRFKEYRKLLKPYIVDQLEFLQEHKNSPNTLVEGANALMLDLDHGTYPYVTSSSTGLGGAVQALALNPASIKSVIGVVKAYTTRVGSGPFPSEQLNEVGEKLQQVGREFGVTTGRRRRCGWLDLVLCRYSHAINHYTALNLTKLDILDDFDEIKVGVAYILPDGKRTTGTFPADPHVVEKIQVEYVTLAGWKSNTMGVQRYEDLPANARAYVEFIEREIGGVPVKWIGTGPAREHMIARD; this is encoded by the exons ATGGTTTCAATCGTTTTAGGAAGTCAATGGGGAGATGAAG GAAAGGGGAAGATCACAGACGTGCTGTCTCAGGATGCGACACTTTGCTGCCGTGCAGCCGGCGGACACA ATGCCGGCCACACCATTGTCCACGAGAACGTCACTTACGACTTCCACATCCTTCCCTCTGGTCTTGTCTCGCCAAAATGTATCAACTTGATCGGCGCCGGCACCGTCTTCCACGTCCCCAGCTTCTTCAAGGAGCTGGCCGCTATCGAGGCCAAGGGCCTGAAGGGTGCCGCCCAACGCATCTTCGTCTCTGACCGCGCACACGTCTGCTTCGACCTGCACTCTGTCGTCGACGGTCTCGAGGAGAAGGGTCTCGGTGGCCGCAAGGTCGGCACCACCGGAAAGGGTATCGGTCCCTGCTACAGCGACAAGGCCGCACGCCGCGGTGTCCGCGTCGGCGAGATCCTGGACGAGGCTACCTTCGAGCGTAAGCTGCGCACTTTGGACACCTCATACCGCACACGGTTCGGGGATCTAGCATACGATGTCGAGGAGGAGATTACGCGGTTCAAG GAATACCGCAAACTCCTGAAGCCCTACATCGTCGACCAGCTCGAGTTCCTGCAGGAGCACAAGAACTCGCCTAACACGTTGGTCGAAGGCGCCAACGCCCTCATGCTCGACCTTGACCACGGCACATACCCATACGTGACCTCGTCATCAACCGGTCTGGGCGGAGCCGTGCAAGCACTTGCCCTGAACCCTGCCAGCATCAAGTCCGTGATCGGCGTGGTCAAGGCTTACACGACGCGTGTTGGCTCTGGACCTTTCCCCAGTGAACAGCTCAATGAAGTTGGCGAGAAGCTGCAGCAGGTTGGACGTGAGTTTGGCGTAACTACGGGCCGTCGTCGTCGCTGTGGCTGGTTGGATCTTGTCCTGTGCCGTTACTCCCACGCTATCAACCACTACACCGCGCTGAACTTGACCAAGCTTGATATCCTTGATGATTTTGATGAGATTAAGGTTGGTGTCGCTTATATCTTGCCGGATGGAAAGCGCACTACTGGTACTTTCCCTGCGGATCCTCATGTTGTCGAGAAGATTCAGGTGGAGTATGTTACTCTGGCCGGATGGAAGTCGAACACTATGGGTGTTCAGCGCTATGAGGATCTGCCTGCTAATGCTCGTGCTTACGTTGAGTTCATTGAGCGTGAGATTGGTGGTGTTCCTGTCAAGTGGATCGGTACTGGTCCTGCCAGAGAACACATGATTGCCCGTGATTAA
- a CDS encoding Heat shock protein DnaJ, N-terminal: MVKSDVRKDYYADLGLQPSAEAEDIKKQFRKLALKYHPDRNPGREVEFNAKFQAIQAANEILSDPSQRLKYDTDRLRAGYGKCYGPPKANTQRKTQPPTYSPRPAPTSASANSQYTKATPNTPSAGARRYASHARAGPQQFKQQDDAQTRADAFHGFNNMRGGQAPGWQGFDPSTGRATGGVPGPGAQLHPFGTSAQSTRPKSAFEAHNSHSNAQSFKKKQGFAPGVAGGDEPMARNTSAYSSNRAERMSSQYFKPAVPPTAKKPASTEPPQPKSRHSYTPEFERPSRSYAQAGKGERTFFSSTGLGRSATMHTPPGSSHKNEHIGKTSPASGRSGRYRSASPSPRRNPNNYDSTSSSGGEETRPKPKAVPKSRLGPHQKFADFYKPETASPGNGHTSDSAAFPKSSYRSDQQTNPSGSSSSVNTDPANNAQRPQSVAYGRSSASDLHKKFSADDWRDHLGQFDFMGSATPSKESLPRSPASQNRGRANIRNRPTQTSSTGSPIPNPFGPNPPYHASQSPQQPPTPFAQAKFSADTWSEQLRNLSWTVPEIEKAKQAPASVVTEADEAKETLNGQTHGPAETAAPDVEEMDLDEDLSTPGIPPKVPAGMSSSGSYPDLASRAVPDAPQVKKSKTPSAEHRTPLFNLDNLRSTVPFTNTTGGGIENLEDIHTTLPFESQAKQQRTTRDDIRPRVLQLPNPPKRPWAPKPVFVAPISKQLVLPRDKWNWYVSAMGTYMHEWNAFNGRMLTHFNARQEANETGLAPGWISAVGDSTRLKINGADDDSIDGTTKKDLDDYHVDEFLIPGTGKGGFSAYLRGIEEDIQVRKHWDVACELHRECILDLGRLRQWIRDGGKVV, from the exons ATGGTGAAATCAGACGTGCGCAAGGACTACTATGCGGACCTTGGGCTGCAGCCCAGCGCGGAGGCCGAGGACATCAAGAAGCAGTTCAGGAAACTAG CGCTCAAGTACCACCCAGACAGGAACCCAGGACGAGAAGTCGAGTTCAACGCCAAGTTTCAAGCCATCCAGGCCGCCAATGAAATTCTCAGTGATCCCTCACAACGACTAAAATACGACACCGATCGTTTACGAGCAGGCTACGGAAAGTGCTACGGACCACCTAAGGCAAATACCCAGCGCAAAACACAACCCCCCACCTATTCTCCTCGCCCTGCGCCCACCTCGGCGTCTGCAAATTCACAATACACAAAGGCGACCCCGAATACCCCATCGGCTGGCGCTCGACGATATGCATCTCATGCGCGTGCCGGTCCGCAACAATTCAAACAACAGGACGACGCGCAAACAAGGGCTGATGCATTCCATGGCTTCAATAACATGAGAGGAGGTCAGGCACCTGGGTGGCAGGGCTTCGATCCATCAACTGGTCGTGCCACTGGCGGTGTCCCAGGTCCTGGGGCacaacttcatccctttgGAACTTCTGCGCAGTCCACCCGGCCTAAGTCTGCCTTTGAGGCCCACAACTCCCATTCCAATGCACAATCTttcaagaagaagcagggATTTGCGCCAGGTGTAGCTGGAGGAGACGAACCGATGGCCCGCAACACCTCTGCCTATAGCAGCAACCGGGCTGAACGGATGAGCAGTCAGTATTTTAAGCCTGCTGTGCCCCCAACTGCGAAGAAACCAGCCTCAACTGAGCCGCCTCAACCCAAATCTCGCCATTCTTACACCCCGGAGTTCGAACGACCCAGTAGGAGCTACGCCCAGGCAGGCAAGGGTGAGAGGACTTTCTTTTCAAGCACTGGATTAGGACGTTCCGCAACCATGCATACCCCCCCAGGTTCTTCCCATAAAAACGAGCACATAGGGAAAACTAGCCCTGCCTCAGGGCGATCTGGGAGATACCGTAGCGCTAGCCCTTCGCCCAGGCGAAATCCCAATAACTATGACTCTACCAGCTCGAGTGGAGGGGAAGAGACCAGGCCCAAACCGAAGGCTGTACCAAAGAGTCGACTAGGGCCGCATCAAAAGTTTGCCGACTTCTACAAACCAGAAACAGCCAGCCCTGGAAATG GACACACCTCGGACAGCGCTGCTTTCCCAAAAAGCTCGTACCGATCAGACCAGCAGACCAACCCATCAGgttcttcctcttctgtcAA TACTGACCCAGCAAACAATGCACAAAGACCCCAATCTGTCGCCTATGGACGCAGCAGCGCGAGTGACTTGCACAAGAAGTTTTCTGCGGACGATTGGCGGGATCATTTGGGTCAGTTCGATTTCATGGGCTCTGCCACGCCAAGCAAGGAGTCACTTCCGAGATCGCCTGCCTCACAGAATCGGGGTCGTGCAAATATCCGAAACAGACCTACCCAGACATCCTCGACTGGATCGCCGATTCCAAATCCCTTCGGCCCTAATCCTCCGTATCATGCTTCACAGTCACCACAGCAACCACCAACGCCCTTTGCACAGGCAAAGTTTTCTGCAGATACATGGTCTGAACAGCTTCGAAATCTCTCGTGGACTGTACCCGAGATCGAGAAAGCCAAACAAGCG CCCGCAAGTGTTGTTACTGAAGCAGACGAAGCTAAGGAAACTCTCAATGGTCAGACTCATGGGCCAGCCGAGACAGCAGCGCCGGACGTTGAAGAGATGGACCTCGACGAGGACCTTTCTACTCCGGGTATTCCGCCGAAGGTCCCTGCTGGAATGTCAAGCAGTGGCAGCTATCCCGATTTGGCTTCGCGGGCCGTACCAGACGCCCCTCAGGTCAAGAAGTCCAAGACTCCCAGCGCAGAACACCGCACCCCTCTATTCAACCTCGATAACCTTCGCAGCACCGTACCATTCACCAATACGACCGGCGGGGGCATCGAGAACTTAGAAGACATCCACACCACTCTGCCATTCGAATCCCAAGCCAAGCAGCAAAGAACCACAAGAGACGATATCCGCCCCCGCGTATTGCAACTCCCAAATCCCCCCAAACGACCCTGGGCCCCGAAACCTGTCTTTGTGGCCCCAATCTCCAAACAACTCGTCCTCCCTAGGGACAAATGGAACTGGTACGTCTCAGCAATGGGAACATACATGCACGAATGGAACGCGTTCAACGGCCGCATGCTTACGCATTTCAATGCGCGCCAAGAAGCGAACGAAACTGGTCTCGCGCCGGGGTGGATCAGTGCCGTTGGAGACTCCACTCGTCTTAAGATCAACGGCGCGGATGACGACAGCATTGACGGCACGACAAAGAAGGATCTTGATGATTACCACGTTGACGAATTCCTCATCCCCGGTACCGGCAAGGGTGGCTTCAGTGCATATCTTCGTGGCATTGAGGAGGACATCCAGGTGCGTAAGCACTGGGATGTTGCCTGTGAGCTGCATCGGGAATGTATCCTTGACCTTGGACGATTAAGACAATGGATTCGAGACGGCGGAAAGGTGGTTTGA